A window from Gossypium raimondii isolate GPD5lz chromosome 7, ASM2569854v1, whole genome shotgun sequence encodes these proteins:
- the LOC105787652 gene encoding protein IQ-DOMAIN 31 isoform X2 — MGKSPGKWIKTVLFGKKPSKSSYPKGREVANDSQVLVAARASESDLAVAPPFSSQLNPHTTERDERRLELENKETANISHDDETSLPMSQDIDSQKFTLQDSPSNPERIKQEQSATLVQAAFRGYLARRAFWALKGIIRLQALIRGHLVRRQAISTLCCMMGIVKLQARVRGQMVRHSDCVHELQKKCNQINLLESKLVVSLGFNMPSHIGKLSAHAFVRKLIASSPTVMPLRLRYDVGEPNSVWIWLERWSASCFWKPVPQPKKTSNTKFEKKRVNGQTVEMDTGRAKRSVRRIPPANMDTSVQATSEFDKPKCNPRKISGHPAEPVQENPQNELEKVKRNLRKVHNPVVEHSLQSEFEFEKLKSLEKVSSTPDLDMVEESLNRSAEKTSKEAAMAANNSANKMKKETALTVNSSVEKRKKEMAVAVNSSTEKMSREMTTVNISAEGLNKEMAVTVNGSSEIIKKQVTTAASESPEIETMPWPLGMNETADSLHADCAAVDSKPSIGIAIKDENSPITNVELKRKDGSMNNEPQLQKSGKKASNPAKQVGTENGHQNSPVLPSYMAATESAKAKLRLQGSPRSGQDGDDKSNLSRRQSFPSPANSKLSSHSPRTQRLVHSGKVENKRDRSALSSRDGNAKATQVEWRR, encoded by the exons ATGGGAAAATCTCCCGGAAAATGGATTAAGACTGTGCTTTTTGGAAAGAAACCTTCCAAATCTAGTTATCCTAAAGGAAGGGAG GTTGCCAATGACAGCCAGGTATTGGTTGCAGCCAGGGCATCAGAAAGTGATTTGGCTGTGGCTCCTCCCTTCTCTTCACAGCTCAATCCTCATACTACTGAGAGAGATGAAAGGAGATTAGAATTGGAGAACAAGGAAACTGCAAATATCTCACATGATGATGAGACATCACTGCCAATGAGTCAAGACATAGATTCTCAGAAGTTCACTCTTCAGGATTCACCTTCTAATCCTGAAAGGATAAAGCAAGAACAATCGGCGACCCTGGTGCAGGCTGCTTTTAGGGGTTACCTG GCTCGCCGAGCGTTCTGGGCACTCAAAGGGATTATAAGGCTGCAAGCACTTATTCGTGGCCACTTGGTTAGGAGACAAGCTATCTCTACTTTGTGCTGTATGATGGGAATTGTCAAGTTACAAGCTCGCGTTCGTGGACAAATGGTCAGACATTCTGATTGTGTCCACGAATTGCAGAAAAAATGCAATCAAATAAACCTTCTG GAGAGCAAGCTTGTAGTTTCTCTTGGATTTAATATGCCCTCACACATTGGAAAGTTGTCAGCACATGCTTTTGTTCGTAAG CTCATTGCTTCATCACCAACTGTAATGCCTTTGCGCCTCCGTTATGATGTTGGGGAACCAAATTCTGTCTGGATCTGGTTAGAGCGTTGGTCAGCATCCTGCTTCTGGAAACCAGTTCCTCAACCAAAGAAAACCTCCAACACTAAATTCGAGAAGAAGCGGGTTAATGGTCAAACTGTTGAAATGGATACAGGTCGAGCAAAACGTAGTGTCCGCAGGATTCCTCCCGCAAATATGGATACGTCTGTTCAAGCAACTTCTGAATTTGATAAGCCCAAGTGTAACCCGAGGAAAATTTCCGGCCACCCAGCTGAGCCCGTGCAGGAAAACCCACAAAATGAGCTTGAAAAGGTTAAACGCAATTTGAGAAAGGTTCATAATCCTGTAGTAGAACATTCATTGCAGTCAgagtttgaatttgaaaagCTAAAGAGTTTGGAAAAGGTCTCAAGTACTCCGGACCTTGATATGGTAGAAGAGAGCCTGAATAGGTCAGCTGAGAAGACTAGCAAAGAGGCGGCCATGGCAGCTAATAATTCAGCtaataaaatgaagaaagagACGGCGCTGACAGTAAATAGCTCAGTTGagaagaggaagaaagaaaTGGCAGTGGCAGTAAATAGCTCAACTGAGAAGATGAGTCGAGAGATGACAACTGTAAATATCTCAGCTGAGGGGCTGAACAAGGAGATGGCTGTGACAGTGAATGGGTCATCCGAGATCATAAAGAAACAGGTTACCACAGCAGCTTCAGAATCACCCGAGATTGAAACTATGCCGTGGCCATTAGGGATGAATGAGACAGCGGATTCATTACATGCTGATTGTGCTGCTGTTGACTCAAAGCCTTCGATAGGTATAGCTATTAAAGATGAGAATTCTCCCATAACAAATGTGGAGTTAAAGAGGAAGGACGGATCCATGAATAATGAGCCGCAGCTCCAGAAGTCCGGCAAGAAAGCTTCTAATCCTGCAAAACAAGTTGGCACAGAAAATGGACATCAGAACAGTCCTGTACTGCCAAGCTACATGGCAGCTACTGAATCTGCCAAGGCTAAGCTGAGACTACAAGGCTCTCCTCGCTCTGGCCAGGATGGAGATGACAAAAGTAACCTCAGTCGTCGCCAGTCTTTCCCATCCCCAGCCAATAGTAAACTCAGCTCACATTCACCAAGGACACAGAGACTGGTTCATTCAGGGAAAGTGGAGAACAAAAGAGACAGATCCGCTTTATCATCCCGAGATGGAAATG CAAAAGCAACACAAGTGGAGTGGAGGAGGTGA
- the LOC105787652 gene encoding protein IQ-DOMAIN 31 isoform X1 has translation MGKSPGKWIKTVLFGKKPSKSSYPKGREKVANDSQVLVAARASESDLAVAPPFSSQLNPHTTERDERRLELENKETANISHDDETSLPMSQDIDSQKFTLQDSPSNPERIKQEQSATLVQAAFRGYLARRAFWALKGIIRLQALIRGHLVRRQAISTLCCMMGIVKLQARVRGQMVRHSDCVHELQKKCNQINLLESKLVVSLGFNMPSHIGKLSAHAFVRKLIASSPTVMPLRLRYDVGEPNSVWIWLERWSASCFWKPVPQPKKTSNTKFEKKRVNGQTVEMDTGRAKRSVRRIPPANMDTSVQATSEFDKPKCNPRKISGHPAEPVQENPQNELEKVKRNLRKVHNPVVEHSLQSEFEFEKLKSLEKVSSTPDLDMVEESLNRSAEKTSKEAAMAANNSANKMKKETALTVNSSVEKRKKEMAVAVNSSTEKMSREMTTVNISAEGLNKEMAVTVNGSSEIIKKQVTTAASESPEIETMPWPLGMNETADSLHADCAAVDSKPSIGIAIKDENSPITNVELKRKDGSMNNEPQLQKSGKKASNPAKQVGTENGHQNSPVLPSYMAATESAKAKLRLQGSPRSGQDGDDKSNLSRRQSFPSPANSKLSSHSPRTQRLVHSGKVENKRDRSALSSRDGNAKATQVEWRR, from the exons ATGGGAAAATCTCCCGGAAAATGGATTAAGACTGTGCTTTTTGGAAAGAAACCTTCCAAATCTAGTTATCCTAAAGGAAGGGAG AAGGTTGCCAATGACAGCCAGGTATTGGTTGCAGCCAGGGCATCAGAAAGTGATTTGGCTGTGGCTCCTCCCTTCTCTTCACAGCTCAATCCTCATACTACTGAGAGAGATGAAAGGAGATTAGAATTGGAGAACAAGGAAACTGCAAATATCTCACATGATGATGAGACATCACTGCCAATGAGTCAAGACATAGATTCTCAGAAGTTCACTCTTCAGGATTCACCTTCTAATCCTGAAAGGATAAAGCAAGAACAATCGGCGACCCTGGTGCAGGCTGCTTTTAGGGGTTACCTG GCTCGCCGAGCGTTCTGGGCACTCAAAGGGATTATAAGGCTGCAAGCACTTATTCGTGGCCACTTGGTTAGGAGACAAGCTATCTCTACTTTGTGCTGTATGATGGGAATTGTCAAGTTACAAGCTCGCGTTCGTGGACAAATGGTCAGACATTCTGATTGTGTCCACGAATTGCAGAAAAAATGCAATCAAATAAACCTTCTG GAGAGCAAGCTTGTAGTTTCTCTTGGATTTAATATGCCCTCACACATTGGAAAGTTGTCAGCACATGCTTTTGTTCGTAAG CTCATTGCTTCATCACCAACTGTAATGCCTTTGCGCCTCCGTTATGATGTTGGGGAACCAAATTCTGTCTGGATCTGGTTAGAGCGTTGGTCAGCATCCTGCTTCTGGAAACCAGTTCCTCAACCAAAGAAAACCTCCAACACTAAATTCGAGAAGAAGCGGGTTAATGGTCAAACTGTTGAAATGGATACAGGTCGAGCAAAACGTAGTGTCCGCAGGATTCCTCCCGCAAATATGGATACGTCTGTTCAAGCAACTTCTGAATTTGATAAGCCCAAGTGTAACCCGAGGAAAATTTCCGGCCACCCAGCTGAGCCCGTGCAGGAAAACCCACAAAATGAGCTTGAAAAGGTTAAACGCAATTTGAGAAAGGTTCATAATCCTGTAGTAGAACATTCATTGCAGTCAgagtttgaatttgaaaagCTAAAGAGTTTGGAAAAGGTCTCAAGTACTCCGGACCTTGATATGGTAGAAGAGAGCCTGAATAGGTCAGCTGAGAAGACTAGCAAAGAGGCGGCCATGGCAGCTAATAATTCAGCtaataaaatgaagaaagagACGGCGCTGACAGTAAATAGCTCAGTTGagaagaggaagaaagaaaTGGCAGTGGCAGTAAATAGCTCAACTGAGAAGATGAGTCGAGAGATGACAACTGTAAATATCTCAGCTGAGGGGCTGAACAAGGAGATGGCTGTGACAGTGAATGGGTCATCCGAGATCATAAAGAAACAGGTTACCACAGCAGCTTCAGAATCACCCGAGATTGAAACTATGCCGTGGCCATTAGGGATGAATGAGACAGCGGATTCATTACATGCTGATTGTGCTGCTGTTGACTCAAAGCCTTCGATAGGTATAGCTATTAAAGATGAGAATTCTCCCATAACAAATGTGGAGTTAAAGAGGAAGGACGGATCCATGAATAATGAGCCGCAGCTCCAGAAGTCCGGCAAGAAAGCTTCTAATCCTGCAAAACAAGTTGGCACAGAAAATGGACATCAGAACAGTCCTGTACTGCCAAGCTACATGGCAGCTACTGAATCTGCCAAGGCTAAGCTGAGACTACAAGGCTCTCCTCGCTCTGGCCAGGATGGAGATGACAAAAGTAACCTCAGTCGTCGCCAGTCTTTCCCATCCCCAGCCAATAGTAAACTCAGCTCACATTCACCAAGGACACAGAGACTGGTTCATTCAGGGAAAGTGGAGAACAAAAGAGACAGATCCGCTTTATCATCCCGAGATGGAAATG CAAAAGCAACACAAGTGGAGTGGAGGAGGTGA
- the LOC105787652 gene encoding protein IQ-DOMAIN 31 isoform X3, with translation MGKSPGKWIKTVLFGKKPSKSSYPKGREKVANDSQVLVAARASESDLAVAPPFSSQLNPHTTERDERRLELENKETANISHDDETSLPMSQDIDSQKFTLQDSPSNPERIKQEQSATLVQAAFRGYLARRAFWALKGIIRLQALIRGHLVRRQAISTLCCMMGIVKLQARVRGQMVRHSDCVHELQKKCNQINLLLIASSPTVMPLRLRYDVGEPNSVWIWLERWSASCFWKPVPQPKKTSNTKFEKKRVNGQTVEMDTGRAKRSVRRIPPANMDTSVQATSEFDKPKCNPRKISGHPAEPVQENPQNELEKVKRNLRKVHNPVVEHSLQSEFEFEKLKSLEKVSSTPDLDMVEESLNRSAEKTSKEAAMAANNSANKMKKETALTVNSSVEKRKKEMAVAVNSSTEKMSREMTTVNISAEGLNKEMAVTVNGSSEIIKKQVTTAASESPEIETMPWPLGMNETADSLHADCAAVDSKPSIGIAIKDENSPITNVELKRKDGSMNNEPQLQKSGKKASNPAKQVGTENGHQNSPVLPSYMAATESAKAKLRLQGSPRSGQDGDDKSNLSRRQSFPSPANSKLSSHSPRTQRLVHSGKVENKRDRSALSSRDGNAKATQVEWRR, from the exons ATGGGAAAATCTCCCGGAAAATGGATTAAGACTGTGCTTTTTGGAAAGAAACCTTCCAAATCTAGTTATCCTAAAGGAAGGGAG AAGGTTGCCAATGACAGCCAGGTATTGGTTGCAGCCAGGGCATCAGAAAGTGATTTGGCTGTGGCTCCTCCCTTCTCTTCACAGCTCAATCCTCATACTACTGAGAGAGATGAAAGGAGATTAGAATTGGAGAACAAGGAAACTGCAAATATCTCACATGATGATGAGACATCACTGCCAATGAGTCAAGACATAGATTCTCAGAAGTTCACTCTTCAGGATTCACCTTCTAATCCTGAAAGGATAAAGCAAGAACAATCGGCGACCCTGGTGCAGGCTGCTTTTAGGGGTTACCTG GCTCGCCGAGCGTTCTGGGCACTCAAAGGGATTATAAGGCTGCAAGCACTTATTCGTGGCCACTTGGTTAGGAGACAAGCTATCTCTACTTTGTGCTGTATGATGGGAATTGTCAAGTTACAAGCTCGCGTTCGTGGACAAATGGTCAGACATTCTGATTGTGTCCACGAATTGCAGAAAAAATGCAATCAAATAAACCTTCTG CTCATTGCTTCATCACCAACTGTAATGCCTTTGCGCCTCCGTTATGATGTTGGGGAACCAAATTCTGTCTGGATCTGGTTAGAGCGTTGGTCAGCATCCTGCTTCTGGAAACCAGTTCCTCAACCAAAGAAAACCTCCAACACTAAATTCGAGAAGAAGCGGGTTAATGGTCAAACTGTTGAAATGGATACAGGTCGAGCAAAACGTAGTGTCCGCAGGATTCCTCCCGCAAATATGGATACGTCTGTTCAAGCAACTTCTGAATTTGATAAGCCCAAGTGTAACCCGAGGAAAATTTCCGGCCACCCAGCTGAGCCCGTGCAGGAAAACCCACAAAATGAGCTTGAAAAGGTTAAACGCAATTTGAGAAAGGTTCATAATCCTGTAGTAGAACATTCATTGCAGTCAgagtttgaatttgaaaagCTAAAGAGTTTGGAAAAGGTCTCAAGTACTCCGGACCTTGATATGGTAGAAGAGAGCCTGAATAGGTCAGCTGAGAAGACTAGCAAAGAGGCGGCCATGGCAGCTAATAATTCAGCtaataaaatgaagaaagagACGGCGCTGACAGTAAATAGCTCAGTTGagaagaggaagaaagaaaTGGCAGTGGCAGTAAATAGCTCAACTGAGAAGATGAGTCGAGAGATGACAACTGTAAATATCTCAGCTGAGGGGCTGAACAAGGAGATGGCTGTGACAGTGAATGGGTCATCCGAGATCATAAAGAAACAGGTTACCACAGCAGCTTCAGAATCACCCGAGATTGAAACTATGCCGTGGCCATTAGGGATGAATGAGACAGCGGATTCATTACATGCTGATTGTGCTGCTGTTGACTCAAAGCCTTCGATAGGTATAGCTATTAAAGATGAGAATTCTCCCATAACAAATGTGGAGTTAAAGAGGAAGGACGGATCCATGAATAATGAGCCGCAGCTCCAGAAGTCCGGCAAGAAAGCTTCTAATCCTGCAAAACAAGTTGGCACAGAAAATGGACATCAGAACAGTCCTGTACTGCCAAGCTACATGGCAGCTACTGAATCTGCCAAGGCTAAGCTGAGACTACAAGGCTCTCCTCGCTCTGGCCAGGATGGAGATGACAAAAGTAACCTCAGTCGTCGCCAGTCTTTCCCATCCCCAGCCAATAGTAAACTCAGCTCACATTCACCAAGGACACAGAGACTGGTTCATTCAGGGAAAGTGGAGAACAAAAGAGACAGATCCGCTTTATCATCCCGAGATGGAAATG CAAAAGCAACACAAGTGGAGTGGAGGAGGTGA